In the genome of Brachypodium distachyon strain Bd21 chromosome 3, Brachypodium_distachyon_v3.0, whole genome shotgun sequence, the window AAGATGTAGGGAAGAAAACGAGAATGGTGTCACGAACTGTCAAGTGAGACTATCCCAAACTATCCTTGTAGAATTGTACGTAGTAGTAGCTCACGTTTTTAGATCAGTTTTCTCACCTGGGACGAGTTCAGAACGTGTAGAAGCTGGATTGCCAAAAGTCCAGAACAAGCAATTCAACAACTCTGCTGCCCATCAGCTCAACTGCTAGGTGGAGAACTTCCTAACTCACTGATCTACATCTCCAAAGAACATTGGGTGGTGAACAACCAGGGCCAGGGACTTCAGAAGTTCAGAGGCCAGCACAGGTCAACCACCAACGAGACCATTGCTCTTGACCACCAATCACATCTTGATATAAATAGTCCCAGCATCGACTCTTAGCTTCACAGATATCATCAGATAGCAAGTAAACGTAGTAGCCTACGCAGCACACACAGAAATACAGTCACTTACCATGGCTTCTAGTGTCCACCGTCTCCTTGTCCTCCTCCTAGCCTTCGCAGCCTTCAATGGCAGCTATGCAGCTCGTCATCTTCTGGACACAGCGGCTGCACCAGAGGCTGCACCAGCTCAGCCTGCCCCTGCGATGCCCAAAGTTCCAACAACACTGCCTCCGATGCCTTCCATTCCGGCGGTCCCAACCACACTGCCTCCAATGCCTTCCATTCCAGCAGTTCCAAAGTTGACAGTGCCACCAGTACCATCCATTCCTATCCCGAAGGTTGCCATGCCACCAATGGCCGCTGGCACAGTTCCGTCCCTTCCAGTTCCGGTGATTCCAACTACCATACCGGCCCTTCCTACTTTGCCTGCTACCATGCCACCAATGCCCTCAATACCAATTACTATTCCATCCATTCCAATCACAATCCCAAAGACAATCCCTACAATTCCTGGGTTCCAGATACAACCTATCCCATTCATGTCCCCACCCCCGCAAACCACCAGCCCTTGAAGATCGCTGTAGCATGAGACTGCTATGTCTGAGTGCTAGTCAGAGATTCAATTCGGCATAtactcatatatatatagtcatAGTCAGTGTGTTTGTAATGTTTGTTCTATTACTTCGGTGTTACGGGCTTCCATATGGTGTGATTGTAAATGCAGCCAGTTGCTTGTCCTATCCTGTTTGAGTGTTTGTTGATATAAATCATTGTTTGGTTTGCGTGAGATGCTCTTATCTTGTTTGATAGAAAAGAATGATAACACCTACTTCACAACAAGATTACTCCTGGAAGTCTACAACACGAGAATAGAAAAGGCAAGGGAAAACACATGGCATTGAGCCATGAAATGGAAGAGAAGATTTAGCCATCAAACTGACAAattgaagcaaaaaaaaatcaacctgTTTGATGTTTACATGGTCATAAAGATCATAGATCAATTATCATCATAAAAATCCATAGCATAAAACAGCAGTAACACATGAAAAAGGGAATAAAAAAGGTAACTAAGACATTAATGGTAACTTACAATAGATAATGTATACACCATATGAAGCTACTATATACTGTTGGAAATGGACAACCACCTCCATAGAGTAGGATGGTATGTTTTATCTGGGCACTCCAATATGGGGTTGCAATTATGGTTAGACTAGGGACTGAAATATTTCTGGTGCCTGCATGCCAGATAAATATAAGCCACCAAAATTCCAGAACAAAATAGCCATAAAAAAGGAATATCAAAGCACAATTGAATGCTTGGAAGTACATATGATTTGGAATGTCTGAATACTTACGCTCAACTAACTGAAGCTGTACTAGCTGCGACTTAAACACTGGTCCTGAACAATCATCCTTGTCCCCCTCCCTGCCACTTAAAGTAATAGTTCGATTTTCCTGCTGCAAGCTGAATTCACTGCACTTCCGAGACTCTCAATTTTTTCATATTCCACTTTGAACATGACAACAACTGCACCATCTTTGCCAGTGTCATAGTCCTGTTTAATATCTTCAGCTTGGAAATGCTGCAGCTGTTGGAAGATTCGACCCAATCATGCTCAGGCTTCAGCAAATCATAGCCATGCTAAAAGTTAATAAATAATCTGAGAGTAGTAGCTTGCCAGAAGACACACAAGTATTGATTAGAATTAATGTACTAGTTACATTGGGCACGAAATGAACAGAACATATAGCAGATCAAGCAGTTGATGATTTTGCCATTTTGCTGCATGTGACAACTCAAACTAGACAAATCATGGTTAGGTTTTACAAAAATTGTATCTAGTGAGAAGCAGTAAGCTGACACATCGTTAATGCAACATGATATATGACATATGCCTATAACAGCAACTTTGTATAGCTATGCTTTAATTAATCATCTTACAATATGTGTTGGTGTCTCCAGTACTATTATTTTGTATACGCTTATTAGTTATTACCTGATGATAGACTGTGCCCAAGAGATCAAATGGTACTTCCATGCCCACAAGAgcctaaaataaaaatgtacaCCAAGTGAGAACTATACGCACTCCATACTTCTTCACATTATTGCAAGAATCAGGCAAGAGCAGATGGCAAATAATTAAGATTTGATCACCTTGGGTTTCACAAGACAAGTAGGAGCATCTTTAAGGCATTCAGAAGCAACCCCACCATAAGCTCTAACCAGCCCACCAGTTCCCAATTTTATGCCTCCAAAATATCTATTTGCAATGTTTAAAGGAGGAAAGTGTATGTGAAGATGGTAATCACATGAACCGTGTGTCTCATAAAAAGGTGCAGTGAAATGTATGTTCATGTCACTTGTCTATTTCTATAGCTCACTTAACTTATTACCAACTTAAATAGCAACAGATTGGACACATTATTACTTAATTTGTcctgataaaaaaaagcataaaATTGAAATGCACAGCTCGACAAACTGGATACCTGATTACAACCACCATGA includes:
- the LOC106866296 gene encoding vegetative cell wall protein gp1 → MASSVHRLLVLLLAFAAFNGSYAARHLLDTAAAPEAAPAQPAPAMPKVPTTLPPMPSIPAVPTTLPPMPSIPAVPKLTVPPVPSIPIPKVAMPPMAAGTVPSLPVPVIPTTIPALPTLPATMPPMPSIPITIPSIPITIPKTIPTIPGFQIQPIPFMSPPPQTTSP